A stretch of Apis cerana isolate GH-2021 linkage group LG1, AcerK_1.0, whole genome shotgun sequence DNA encodes these proteins:
- the LOC108002544 gene encoding ubiquitin carboxyl-terminal hydrolase 14, whose product MPQYSIKVKWGKELFSNVEVNTDEEPMLFKAQLFALTGVQPERQKVMLKGMTLKDDDWGNIKLKDGITVLMMGSKEEDVPAEPTEKPLFLEDMNESALATALDLPAGLTNLGNTCYLNATVQCLKTVPELRDALKNFPGGLAAAGSSSLVPAQSITAALRDLYDSMDKGSALPPVVLVQMMHLAFPRFAEKSEHGGFQQQDANECWTELIRMLQQKLPAKENLASENNGQSYKPRSLIEQYFGGTFDTELKCIESEDEPPTKGREEFLQLSCFISTEVKYMHSGLRNKMQEQITKMSPTLGRDAMYTKTSKISRLPAYLTIQFVRFYYKEKEAINAKILKDVKFPLEFDVFELCSSELQNKLIPMREKFKEYEDRLVEESRNIKDRKDKIDNKKKVKQESFWFPDDIGSNNSGYYSLQAVLTHRGRSSSSGHYVAWVRQKNDTWLKCDDENVSAVTSEEVLKLSGGGDWHCAYVLLYGPKILEVPDTDNNEDSNINNK is encoded by the exons atgccTCAATACTCAA TTAAAGTAAAGTGGGGAAAAGAACTTTTTTCTAATGTAGAAGTTAATACAGATGAAGAACCAATGTTGTTTAAAGCACAACTTTTTGCACTGACAGGAGTACAACCAGAAAGACAAAAAGTTATGTTAAAAGGAATGACATTAAAAGATGATGATTGGggcaatatcaaattaaaagat ggTATTACTGTATTAATGATGGGCTCTAAAGAAGAAGATGTGCCAGCAGAACCAACTGAAAAACcattatttttagaagatatGAATGAATCTGCATTAGCTACTGCTTTAGATTTACCAGCTGGTTTGACAAACTTAGGAAATACTTGTTATCTAAATGCAACTGTACAATGTCTAAAAACTGTCCCTGAATTGAGAGATGctttaaagaattttccaGGGGGACTTGCAGCTGCTGGTAGTTCATCGCTTGTACCTGCACAAAGTATAACTGCTGCATTAAGAGATTTATATGATAGTATGGATAAAGGATCAGCTTTGCCACCTGTTGTTCTTGTCCAAATGATGCATTTAGCTTTTCCAAGATTTGCTGAAAAATCTGAACATGGTGGATTTCAGCAACAAGATGCTAATGAATGTTGGACTGAACTTATTAGAATGTTGCAACAAAAATTACCAGCAAAG GAAAATCTTGCCTCAGAAAATAATGGACAAAGTTATAAACCTCGATCATtaattgaacaatattttgGAGGAACATTTGATACAGAATTAAAGTGTATAGAATCTGAAGATGAACCCCCTActaaaggaagagaagaatttttacaattgagttgttttatttcaacagaggttaaatatatgcattctggacttagaaataaaatgcaagaacaaattacaaaaatgtcACCAACTCTTGGTAGAGATGCAATGTATACAAAAacg tcAAAAATTAGTAGATTGCCAGCATATTTAACAATACAATTTGtacgtttttattataaagaaaaagaagcaatCAATGCAAAAATTCTCAAAGATGTCAAGTTTCCACTTGAATTTGATGTTTTTGAATTATGTAGCAGTGAACTTCAAAATAAACTTATACCAATGCgagagaaatttaaagaatatgaaGATCGCTTAGTAGAAGAATCTCGcaatataaaagatagaaaagataaaatagataataaaaaaaaagttaaacaaGAATCTTTCTGGTTTCCAGAtg ATATAGGATCAAATAACAGTGGTTATTATTCATTACAAGCAGTTCTAACACATAGAGGACGATCAAGTAGTAGTGGCCATTATGTAGCTTGGGTTAGACAAAAAAATGACACATGGTTAAAATGTGATGATGAAAATGTTAGCGCTGTAACTAGTGAAGAAGTATTAAAACTCAGCGGCGGTGGTGATTGGCATTGCGCATATGTTCTTCTATATGGtccaaaaattttagaagTACCTGATACAGATAATAATGAGgattcaaatattaacaataagtaA
- the LOC108002546 gene encoding guanine nucleotide-binding protein subunit beta-5, with translation MDSATESEHIEKLIKEAESLKIRLEDERQKLNDITLASVADRLETISWINVKPRRVLKGHQAKVLCSDWSPDKRHIVSSSQDGKMIIWDAFTTNKEHALTMPTIWVMACAYAPSGALVACGGLDNKVTVYPLSQEDDVSTRKKTVATHTSYMSCCVFPNSDQQILTGSGDSTCALWDVESGQLLQSFLGHSSDVMSIDLAPSETGNTFVSGSCDKMVLIWDMRTGQCVQSFEGHQSDVNSVKFHPGGDAVATGSDDATCRLFDLRADREIAIYAKESIIFGANAVDLSISGRLLFAGYNDYTVNIWDTLKCQRVAFLYGHENRVSCLRVSPDGTALSTGSWDSTLRVWA, from the exons atggattcTGCTACTGAATCAGagcatatagaaaaattaataaaagaagctGAAAGcttaaaaattcgtttagAAGATGAACGacagaaattaaatgatattactc TTGCTAGTGTAGCAGATAGATTAGAAACCATTAGTTGGATTAATGTAAAACCACGTCGTGTTCTAAAAGGTCATCAAGCAAAAGTTCTTTGTTCTGATTGGTCACCAGATAAACGTCATATTGTATCTTCTTCACAA gATGGCAAAATGATAATATGGGATGCTTTTACAACAAATAAAGAACATGCTCTTACTATGCCAACCATTTGGGTAATGGCTTGTGCTTATGCCCCAAGTGGTGCTCTTGTTGCTTGCgg agGATTAGATAATAAAGTTACTGTATATCCTTTAAGTCAAGAGGATGATGTATCAACTCGTAAAAAAACTGTTGCTACACATACATCTTATATGTCTTGTTGTGTATTTCCTAATAGTGATCAACAAATTTTAACGGGTAGTGGAGATAGCACTTGTGCTTTATGGGATGTAGAAAGTGGCCAATTATTACAAAGCTTTCTTGGTCATTCAAGTGATGTCATGTCTATTGATTTAGCACCAAGTGAAACTGGTAATACATTTGTTTCTGGTAGTTGTGATAAAATGGTTTTAATATGGGATATGCGAACTGGTCAATGTGTTCAAAGTTTTGAAGGACATCAATCTGATGTAAACTct GTAAAATTTCATCCAGGTGGTGATGCAGTAGCAACAGGTTCTGATGATGCAACTTGTCGACTTTTTGATTTACGTGCAGATAGAGAAATAGCAATTTATGCAAaagaaagtataatatttggaGCAAATGCAGTTGATTTAAGCATTAGTGGACGATTACTTTTTGCTGGTTATAATGATTATACTGTAAATATATGGGATACTCTAAAATGTCAGCGAGTTGCATTTTTATATGGACATGAAAATCGAGTATCTTGTTTACGAGTTTCTCCAGATGGAACTGCTCTCTCTACTGGAAGCTGGGATTCAACTCTAAGAGTGTGggcttaa
- the LOC108002567 gene encoding ATP synthase subunit alpha, mitochondrial, producing the protein MALLSLRLVSSIARQLPNTTIQVKWPLSISSCKYHVSCSRRSAEISSILEERILGATPKANLEETGRVLSIGDGIARVYGLKNIQADEMVEFSSGLKGMALNLEPDNVGVVVFGNDRHIKEGDIVKRTGAIVDVPVGEELLGRVVDALGNPIDGKGPLNSKLRFRIGTKAPGIIPRVSVREPMQTGIKAVDSLVPIGRGQRELIIGDRQTGKTALAIDTIINQKRFNDAGEEKKKLYCIYVAIGQKRSTVAQIVKRLTDSGAMDYTIIVSATASDAAPLQYLAPYSGCAMGEFFRDNGKHALIIYDDLSKQAVAYRQMSLLLRRPPGREAYPGDVFYLHSRLLERAAKMNESLGGGSLTALPVIETQAGDVSAYIPTNVISITDGQIFLETELFYKGIRPAINVGLSVSRVGSAAQTKAMKQVAGSMKLELAQYREVAAFAQFGSDLDAATQQLLNRGVRLTELLKQGQYVPMAIEEQVAVIYCGVRGYLDKMEPTKITAFEKEFLAHIRTSQRDLLNTIAKDNTISEASDAKLKQVVTDFLASFSG; encoded by the exons atggctCTTCTATCCTTACGTTTGGTTTCTTCGATAGCAAGACAATTGCCGAATACTACAATTcag gTCAAATGGCCTCTTAGTATATCTTCTTGCAAATATCATGTATCTTGTAGTCGACGTTCTGCtgaaatttcttccattttggAAGAACGAATTCTGGGTGCAACTCCtaag GCTAATCTTGAAGAAACTGGTAGAGTGCTTAGTATTGGTGATGGTATTGCCCGTGTTTATggtcttaaaaatattcaagctGATGAAATGGTGGAATTTAGTTCAGGATTAAAAGGCATGGCTTTAAACTTGGAGCCAGATAATGTTGGTGTTGTCGTTTTTGGTAATGATAGACACATTAAAGAAGGTGACATTGTTAAACGTACTGGAGCTATTGTTGATGTTCCGGTTGGAGAAGAATTGTTAGGACGCGTTGTAGATGCATTAGGTAATCCTATTGATGGTAAAGGACCACTTAACAGTAAATTGAGATTCCGTATTGGTACTAAAGCACCTGGCATCATTCCtag agtatCTGTTAGAGAACCTATGCAAACTGGAATTAAAGCTGTAGATTCTTTAGTACCTATTGGTCGTGGTCAAcgtgaattaattattggagATAGACAAACTGGAAAAACTGCTCTTGCTattgatacaattattaatcaaaaacgaTTTAATGATGctggagaagaaaagaaaaaattgtattgtatttatgTTGCTATTGGCCAGAAGAGATCTACTGTTGCACAAATAGTAAAACGTTTGACAGATAGTGGAGCTATGGattatactattattgttTCTGCAACTGCTTCTGATGCAGCACCTCTTCAATACCTGGCACCATATTCCGGATGTGCAATGGGAGAATTTTTCag GGATAATGGAAAGCatgctttaattatttatgatgatTTATCCAAACAAGCTGTTGCTTATCGACAGATGTCTTTATTGTTAAGGCGACCACCAGGTCGTGAAGCTTATCCTGGTGATGTATTCTATCTTCATTCTCGTCTTCTTGAACGAGCGGctaaaatgaatgaaagttTAGGAGGTGGTTCATTAACAGCTTTACCTGTCATTGAAACACAAGCTGGTGATGTGTCTGCATATATTCCCACAAATGTTATTTCCATTACTGATGGACAAATTTTCTTAGAAACCGAATTATTCTATAAGGGTATTCGTCCCGCAATTAATGTAGGTTTATCAGTATCTCGTGTTGGTTCTGCTGCTCAAACTAAAGCTATGAAACAG GTTGCTGGTTCGATGAAATTGGAATTGGCCCAATATCGTGAAGTTGCAGCTTTTGCTCAATTTGGTTCTGATTTGGATGCTGCAACACAGCAATTGTTGAATCGTGGTGTTAGATTAACAGAACTTCTTAAACAAGGACAATAtg TACCTATGGCTATTGAAGAACAAGTTGCTGTTATTTATTGTGGTGTTCGTGGGTATCTTGATAAGATGGAACCTACTAAGATTACagcttttgaaaaagaatttcttgcCCACATTag AACTAGTCAACGAGATCTTCTTAATACTATTGCTAAAGATAACACAATCAGTGAAGCTTCTGATGCAAAATTAAAGCAAGTTGTTACTGACTTCCTTGCTTCTTTTTCAGGCTAA
- the LOC108002568 gene encoding cell cycle control protein 50A isoform X2, whose translation MTSINEVSSIPKTKKPSDSAFKQQRLPAWQPILTAGTVLPTFFVIGIAFIPVGVGLLYFSDQVKEYILDYTDCNSTNINHTKGMPVKCADVIAENRSNICNCELNFTLPSDFNGKIYMYYGLTNFYQNHRRYVKSRDDNQLLGKLSEVVSGDCEPFAYDEGKAIVPCGAIANSLFSDELKLYSVKYKTNVPLLETGIAWPSDKNIKFKNPEGDLKKAFEKFAKPKNWSKHIFELDKKNENNNGFQNEDLIVWMRTAALPTFRKLYRRVNHTEGGFAEGLAKGEYILIVSYTYPVSAFNGRKRMILSTTSLLGGKNPFLGIAYIVVGCICLLLGIILLIIHIKCSKSKLM comes from the exons atgacTTCTATTAATGAAGTTAGTTCGATACCTAAAACGAAAAAACCTTCGG aCAGTGCATTCAAACAGCAACGTTTACCTGCTTGGCAACCAATACTTACTGCTGGAACTGTTTTACCaacattttttgtaattggtATTGCTTTTATACCAGTTGGAGTTggattactttatttttctgatcaagttaaagaatatattttagattatactGATTGTAattctacaaatattaatcatacaaAAGGAATGCCTGTTAAATGTGCTGATGTTATAGCAGAAAatcgttcaaatatttgtaattgtgAATTAAACTTCACATTACCTTCCGACttcaatggaaaaatttacatGTATTATGGTTTgactaatttttatcaaaatcatagAAGATATGTAAAATCAAGGGatgataatcaattattaggAAAATTAAGTGAAGTTGTCTCAGGAGATTGTGAACCATTTGCTTATGATGAAGGAAAAGCTATTGTACCATGTGGTGCTATTgctaattcattatttagtgatgaattaaaattatattctgttAAATATAAGACTAACGTACCATTGTTAGAAACTGGTATAGCTTGGCCctcagataaaaatataaaatttaaaaatcctgAAGGTGATTTGAAAAAAGCATTTGAGAAATTTGCAAAACCAAAGAATTGGAGTAAGCATATTTTTgagttagataaaaaaaatgaaaataataatggttTTCAAAATGAAGATTTAATTGTTTGGATGAGAACTGCTGCTTTGCCTACTTTTAGAAAACTATATCGCAGAGTAAACCATACAGAAGGTGGTTTTGCTGAAGGTTTAGCAAAAGGAGAGTATATACTTATTGTTAGTTAta caTATCCTGTATCTGCCTTTAATGGTAGgaaaagaatgattttaagTACTACTTCTCTTCTTGGTGGGAAAAATCCCTTTCTTGGTATTGCTTATATAGTTGTAGGATGTATTTGTTTGTTATTAGgcattatattgttaataatacaCATCAAATGTTCTAAAAG CAAACTAATGTAA
- the LOC108002568 gene encoding cell cycle control protein 50A isoform X1 — MTSINEVSSIPKTKKPSDSAFKQQRLPAWQPILTAGTVLPTFFVIGIAFIPVGVGLLYFSDQVKEYILDYTDCNSTNINHTKGMPVKCADVIAENRSNICNCELNFTLPSDFNGKIYMYYGLTNFYQNHRRYVKSRDDNQLLGKLSEVVSGDCEPFAYDEGKAIVPCGAIANSLFSDELKLYSVKYKTNVPLLETGIAWPSDKNIKFKNPEGDLKKAFEKFAKPKNWSKHIFELDKKNENNNGFQNEDLIVWMRTAALPTFRKLYRRVNHTEGGFAEGLAKGEYILIVSYTYPVSAFNGRKRMILSTTSLLGGKNPFLGIAYIVVGCICLLLGIILLIIHIKCSKSVTQMINVTSNTPYQE; from the exons atgacTTCTATTAATGAAGTTAGTTCGATACCTAAAACGAAAAAACCTTCGG aCAGTGCATTCAAACAGCAACGTTTACCTGCTTGGCAACCAATACTTACTGCTGGAACTGTTTTACCaacattttttgtaattggtATTGCTTTTATACCAGTTGGAGTTggattactttatttttctgatcaagttaaagaatatattttagattatactGATTGTAattctacaaatattaatcatacaaAAGGAATGCCTGTTAAATGTGCTGATGTTATAGCAGAAAatcgttcaaatatttgtaattgtgAATTAAACTTCACATTACCTTCCGACttcaatggaaaaatttacatGTATTATGGTTTgactaatttttatcaaaatcatagAAGATATGTAAAATCAAGGGatgataatcaattattaggAAAATTAAGTGAAGTTGTCTCAGGAGATTGTGAACCATTTGCTTATGATGAAGGAAAAGCTATTGTACCATGTGGTGCTATTgctaattcattatttagtgatgaattaaaattatattctgttAAATATAAGACTAACGTACCATTGTTAGAAACTGGTATAGCTTGGCCctcagataaaaatataaaatttaaaaatcctgAAGGTGATTTGAAAAAAGCATTTGAGAAATTTGCAAAACCAAAGAATTGGAGTAAGCATATTTTTgagttagataaaaaaaatgaaaataataatggttTTCAAAATGAAGATTTAATTGTTTGGATGAGAACTGCTGCTTTGCCTACTTTTAGAAAACTATATCGCAGAGTAAACCATACAGAAGGTGGTTTTGCTGAAGGTTTAGCAAAAGGAGAGTATATACTTATTGTTAGTTAta caTATCCTGTATCTGCCTTTAATGGTAGgaaaagaatgattttaagTACTACTTCTCTTCTTGGTGGGAAAAATCCCTTTCTTGGTATTGCTTATATAGTTGTAGGATGTATTTGTTTGTTATTAGgcattatattgttaataatacaCATCAAATGTTCTAAAAG tgtaACACAGATGATCAATGTAACTTCAAATACACCATATCAAGAATAA
- the LOC108002573 gene encoding UV excision repair protein RAD23 homolog B isoform X1, whose translation MIITLKNLQQQTFTVEIDPSQTVRDLKQKIEIQKGFPAKYQKLIYAGKILTDDHPLAEYNIDEKKFIVVMVTKLKTGNGHTTTDEEHTSADNKEESSTTSLVAQPSSNPTVQGASSPGNIIQEQSEASTTAGCVGGQAESALLMGEDYNTMVNNIVDMGYEREQVEQALRASFNNPDRAVEYLLTGIPAQLFEDLPEDQLEAQEQLQDHGQHPLAFLRMQPQFQQMRQVIQQNPQLLNAVLQQIGQTNPALLQLISQNQEAFVRMLNEPVVETTGGTGGRTTPVSASTVTPATAPGGISGGLGAGIGTGSDVETSVIQVTPQDKEAIERLKALGFPEHLVVQAYFACEKNENLAANFLLSQSLDD comes from the exons ATGATTATAACACTAAAAAACTTGCAGCAGCAGACATTTACAGTAGAAATTGATCCATCGCAAACA GTAAGGGatttaaagcaaaaaattgaaattcaaaaaggtTTTCCTGCTAAATATCAGAAGTTAATATATGCTG gaaaaatattaacagaTGATCATCCATTAgcagaatataatatagatgaaaaaaagtttatagtTGTTATGGTAACAAAACTTAAGACTGGTAATGGTCATACAACAACCGATGAAGAACATACAAGTGcagataataaagaagaaagtagTACAACTAG CTTAGTAGCACAACCTAGTTCAAATCCTACAGTTCAGGGTGCATCAAGCCCTGGTAATATTATACAAGAACAGTCTGAAGCAAGTACTACTGCTGGATGTGTTGGAGGTCAAGCTGAAAGTGCCTTGTTAATGGGTGAAGATTATAATACTATGGTGAACAATATTGTGGATATGGG GTATGAAAGAGAACAAGTTGAACAAGCATTAAGAGCAAGTTTCAACAATCCTGATAGAGCTGTTGAATATCTTCTAACAGGAATACCAGCTCAACTTTTTGAAGATTTACCAGAAGATCAACTTGAAGCACAAGAACAACTTCAAGATCATGGTCAACATCCATTGGCATTCTTACGAATGCAACCTCAATTTCAACAAATGCGGCAAGTTATTCAACAAAATCCTCAGTTATTAAATGCTGTATTACAACAAATTGGTCAAACCAATCCTGCATTGTTACAACTTATTTCACAAAATCAAGAAGCATTTGTGCGTATGCTTAATGAACCTg TAGTGGAAACTACTGGTGGTACTGGAGGAAGAACTACACCTGTATCTGCCTCTACTGTTACACCAGCAACTGCTCCTGGTGGTATAAGTGGAGGACTTGGCGCAGGTATAGGAACAGGATCAGATGTAGAAACTTCTGTAATTCAGGTAACACCTCAGGATAAAGAAGCTATTGAGAGGCTGAAGGCACTAGGATTTCCGGAACATTTAGTCGTACAAGCCTATTTTGCgtgtgaaaaaaatgaaaatcttgctgctaattttttgttatcacAAAGTCTTGATGACTga
- the LOC108002573 gene encoding UV excision repair protein RAD23 homolog B isoform X2: MIITLKNLQQQTFTVEIDPSQTVRDLKQKIEIQKGFPAKYQKLIYAGKILTDDHPLAEYNIDEKKFIVVMVTKLKTGNGHTTTDEEHTSADNKEESSTTSLVAQPSSNPTVQGASSPGNIIQEQSEASTTAGCVGGQAESALLMGEDYNTMVNNIVDMGYEREQVEQALRASFNNPDRAVEYLLTGIPAQLFEDLPEDQLEAQEQLQDHGQHPLAFLRMQPQFQQMRQVIQQNPQLLNAVLQQIGQTNPALLQLISQNQEAFVRMLNEPVETTGGTGGRTTPVSASTVTPATAPGGISGGLGAGIGTGSDVETSVIQVTPQDKEAIERLKALGFPEHLVVQAYFACEKNENLAANFLLSQSLDD, translated from the exons ATGATTATAACACTAAAAAACTTGCAGCAGCAGACATTTACAGTAGAAATTGATCCATCGCAAACA GTAAGGGatttaaagcaaaaaattgaaattcaaaaaggtTTTCCTGCTAAATATCAGAAGTTAATATATGCTG gaaaaatattaacagaTGATCATCCATTAgcagaatataatatagatgaaaaaaagtttatagtTGTTATGGTAACAAAACTTAAGACTGGTAATGGTCATACAACAACCGATGAAGAACATACAAGTGcagataataaagaagaaagtagTACAACTAG CTTAGTAGCACAACCTAGTTCAAATCCTACAGTTCAGGGTGCATCAAGCCCTGGTAATATTATACAAGAACAGTCTGAAGCAAGTACTACTGCTGGATGTGTTGGAGGTCAAGCTGAAAGTGCCTTGTTAATGGGTGAAGATTATAATACTATGGTGAACAATATTGTGGATATGGG GTATGAAAGAGAACAAGTTGAACAAGCATTAAGAGCAAGTTTCAACAATCCTGATAGAGCTGTTGAATATCTTCTAACAGGAATACCAGCTCAACTTTTTGAAGATTTACCAGAAGATCAACTTGAAGCACAAGAACAACTTCAAGATCATGGTCAACATCCATTGGCATTCTTACGAATGCAACCTCAATTTCAACAAATGCGGCAAGTTATTCAACAAAATCCTCAGTTATTAAATGCTGTATTACAACAAATTGGTCAAACCAATCCTGCATTGTTACAACTTATTTCACAAAATCAAGAAGCATTTGTGCGTATGCTTAATGAACCTg TGGAAACTACTGGTGGTACTGGAGGAAGAACTACACCTGTATCTGCCTCTACTGTTACACCAGCAACTGCTCCTGGTGGTATAAGTGGAGGACTTGGCGCAGGTATAGGAACAGGATCAGATGTAGAAACTTCTGTAATTCAGGTAACACCTCAGGATAAAGAAGCTATTGAGAGGCTGAAGGCACTAGGATTTCCGGAACATTTAGTCGTACAAGCCTATTTTGCgtgtgaaaaaaatgaaaatcttgctgctaattttttgttatcacAAAGTCTTGATGACTga
- the LOC114578120 gene encoding dolichol-phosphate mannosyltransferase subunit 3: MSKLMEWLLFATLFFGIWIAAITKNVNLFFIAEWKQVILFFPLIVLFICSLYAAIIILYRVFTFNNCEHAAIELQEQIEEAKKDLQNKGIVLKSK, encoded by the exons ATGTCAAAATTAATGGAATGGCTTTTATTTGCTACTTTATTTTTTGGTATATGGATTGCTGCAATtactaaaaatgttaatttattttttatcgcagAATGGAAAcaagttattcttttttttccactcattgttttatttatatgtagttTATATGcagctattattattttatatagagttTTCACATTTAACAATTGTGAGCATGCAGCTATTGAATTACAGGaa caaATAGAAGAAGCTAAAAAAGATCTTCAGAATAAAGgtatagttttaaaaagtaaataa
- the LOC108002545 gene encoding glutamyl-tRNA(Gln) amidotransferase subunit B, mitochondrial — protein MHMFSCRRIYLKNFIKNCYEDIYKKCDIQSISTDIREWKPTIGLEIHAQILTKSKLFSGASTNFNCPINSSVSLFDCAIPGTMPVLNKKCVEAGILTALALSCEINAVSMFERKHYFYSDLPAGFQITQQKKPLAVNGEIKFNVFKPEIHKQPYTKSSKIKQIQLEQDSGRSFHNEDFGRSLIDLNRAGIPLMELVFEPDLTNGEEAAALVKELCFILQLLGTCSCKMEEGALRVDANVSVNKSNAPLGIRTEIKNIGSIGAINRAIEYEIKRQISILEAGNQVINETRAWNPVDKKTILMREKEEKHDYRFMPEPNLLPLYLHIDNTMENKYNLINVPSLKKQLPELPEQIRQKLQNTLTPHVFIAIMSNLELYLLFRDILNNGKHRKPQLVAQILISEVCAFIDEHKLNLAFCVCNQKYIEKTIDLLQAKVINQHILRRLLNKLLSESNKMPEQIVEENNWFMISNEEKLEILCLKVLKTNPKWVKKYKRGNKKIFKKFLHEVVTLTEGCAEMVKVSKIMTRLLS, from the exons ATGCAT atgttTTCATGTAGAAGAATTtacttaaagaattttataaaaaattgttatgaagatatatataaaaaatgtgatATTCAATCTATTTCTACAGACAT aagagAATGGAAGCCTACAATAGGTTTAGAAATACATGcacaaattttaacaaaatcaaaattattttctggagcttctacaaattttaattgtccAATTAATTCTTCTGTATCACTTTTTGATTGCGCAATACCTGGAACAATGCCa gtattaaataaaaaatgtgtaGAAGCTGGAATATTAACTGCTTTAGCTCTTTCATGTGAAATAAATGCTGTCTCAATGTTTGAGaggaaacattatttttattctgatttacct gcAGGCTTTCAAATTACACAACAAAAAAAACCATTAGCTGTTAatggagaaattaaatttaatgtatttaagcCTGAAATACATAAACAACCTTATacaaaatcatcaaaaattaagCAGATACAGTTAGAACAAGATAGTGGAAGAAGTTTTCATAATGAAGATTTTGGAAg AAGTTTAATTGATCTTAATCGAGCTGGTATACCTTTAATGGAATTAGTCTTTGAACCAGATTTAACAAATGGAGAAGAAGCAGCAGCTCTTGTGAAAgaactttgttttattttacaattattaggCACATGTTCATGTAAAATGGAag AAGGAGCCCTAAGAGTTGATGCAAATGTTTCTGTAAACAAATCTAATGCACCTTTAGGTATTCGTACTGAGATAAAAAACATTGGAAGTATAGGTGCTATCAATCGTGCTATAGAATACGAGATAAAAAgacaaatttctattttagaaGCAGGAAATCAAGTTATTAATGAAACTCGTGCATGGAATCCAGTAGacaaaaaaacaattcttatgcgtgaaaaagaagaaaaacat gATTATCGTTTTATGCCTGAACCAAATTTGCTACCATTATATTTACACATTGATAATactatggaaaataaatataatctaattaatgtCCCATCTTTAAAAAAGCAATTACCAGAATTGCCAGAACAAATACGTCAAAAATTACAGAACACACTTACACCACATGTATTTATAGCAATAATG agtaacttagaattatatttattatttcgtgacattttaaataatggtaAACATCGTAAGCCTCAGTTGGTGGCTCAAATTCTTATTTCTGAAGTATGTGCATTTATAGATGAACATAAATTGAATCTCGCATTTTG TGTGTGTAatcagaaatatattgaaaagacAATTGATTTACTACAAGCTAAAGTAATAAATCAACATATACTAAGaagattgttaaataaattacttagtGAATCAAATAAGATGCCAGAACAG attgttgaagaaaataattggttTATGATATCAAATGaagagaaattagaaatattatgtttaaaagtACTTAAAACAAATCCAAAATGggtcaaaaaatacaaaagaggaaataaaaagatatttaaaaagtttctacATGAGGTAGTTACACTTACTGAAGGATGTGCAGAAATGGtcaaagtttcaaaaattatgacAAGATTGTTaagttaa